In the Elusimicrobiota bacterium genome, one interval contains:
- a CDS encoding ZIP family metal transporter: MAATWLWAITSLVLVSLLSLMGVFTLSLQEERLREILFLLVSFAVGALFGDAFIHILPEAFKTLGPGPATGFWVLLGILIFFIGEKFIRWGQGSAFAKPARVKPLVPLILIVDGAHNFIDGMLIGASYGVSIPIGITTTLAVVFHEVPHEIGDFAILVHGGLSVRRALLCNFLSALTAILGGVVALLLGPVLQGFSDVILPITAGGFIYIAGSDLVPELQEKVSLSSAFWHSLLIAAGVGFMALLLLVG, from the coding sequence ATGGCCGCCACCTGGCTTTGGGCGATCACGAGCCTGGTCCTCGTGAGCCTGCTCTCGCTGATGGGCGTATTCACGCTTTCCCTGCAAGAGGAGCGGCTCCGGGAGATCCTCTTCCTCCTGGTGAGCTTCGCGGTAGGCGCCCTCTTCGGCGACGCCTTCATCCATATCCTGCCCGAGGCCTTCAAGACCTTGGGTCCGGGACCGGCGACCGGTTTCTGGGTGCTCCTGGGCATCCTGATCTTCTTCATCGGGGAGAAGTTCATCCGCTGGGGACAGGGCAGCGCTTTCGCGAAGCCCGCGCGGGTCAAGCCCCTGGTCCCGCTCATCCTCATCGTGGACGGCGCGCACAACTTCATCGACGGCATGCTCATCGGCGCCAGCTACGGGGTGAGCATCCCGATAGGGATCACGACGACCTTGGCGGTCGTCTTCCACGAGGTGCCCCACGAGATCGGGGATTTCGCCATCCTCGTGCACGGCGGACTGAGCGTGCGGCGGGCCCTGCTGTGCAACTTCCTCTCGGCCTTGACCGCCATCCTCGGCGGCGTCGTCGCTTTGCTCCTGGGGCCCGTGCTGCAGGGCTTCTCGGACGTGATCCTGCCCATCACGGCCGGGGGCTTCATCTATATCGCGGGGTCGGACCTGGTCCCCGAGCTGCAGGAGAAGGTGAGCCTGTCCTCGGCCTTCTGGCACTCTTTGCTCATCGCCGCCGGCGTGGGCTTCATGGCCCTGCTCCTGCTGGTGGGCTGA
- a CDS encoding metal ABC transporter substrate-binding protein yields the protein MKIKSLALLTVLIWAASSSRSYAAHQLRIVATIPDLVDITQRVGADLVKVDGLARGTEDIHQVVMKPSFVTKLNKADAVVYLGLSVEHAFLPGLLDVARNPKMRQDPVSQGCIGEGCIDCSEGLTVMEKPTSLSRAEGEIHPQGNPHYNADPEDGVLIAKNIAAGLSRIDPEHADDYRKNLKAYLAELEPRIAEWKKLAAPLKGLKAVSFHKDVCYLGRFTGIDFVDTLELKPGVAPTPTHLEALVKEMKEQRIKLIVREQQYDAKTCEWLAEKTGAKIAVIGTMANSFPGVDTFEKLSEHNLKALLGTLGGKGS from the coding sequence ATGAAAATCAAATCGCTGGCGCTGTTGACGGTCCTGATCTGGGCGGCATCTTCTTCTAGGAGCTATGCCGCCCACCAGTTGCGCATCGTCGCGACCATCCCGGATCTCGTCGATATCACGCAGCGCGTCGGCGCGGACCTGGTCAAGGTCGACGGCCTGGCCAGAGGCACGGAGGACATCCACCAAGTGGTGATGAAGCCGAGCTTCGTGACCAAGCTCAACAAGGCGGATGCGGTCGTGTATCTGGGCCTCTCGGTCGAGCACGCCTTCCTGCCCGGCCTGCTCGACGTGGCGCGCAATCCCAAGATGCGCCAGGACCCGGTCAGCCAGGGCTGCATCGGGGAGGGCTGCATCGATTGCTCCGAGGGCCTGACCGTGATGGAGAAGCCGACGAGCTTGAGCCGGGCCGAAGGCGAGATCCACCCGCAGGGCAATCCGCACTACAATGCGGACCCCGAGGACGGGGTGCTCATCGCCAAGAATATCGCGGCCGGGCTCTCGCGCATCGACCCGGAACACGCAGACGACTACCGGAAGAACCTCAAAGCCTACCTGGCGGAGTTGGAGCCGAGGATCGCGGAGTGGAAGAAGCTGGCCGCTCCCCTCAAGGGCCTCAAGGCGGTCTCTTTCCACAAGGACGTGTGCTATCTCGGTCGCTTCACGGGCATCGACTTCGTCGACACCTTGGAGCTCAAGCCGGGAGTGGCGCCTACGCCCACGCACCTGGAGGCTCTGGTCAAGGAGATGAAGGAGCAGAGAATAAAGCTCATCGTTCGGGAACAGCAGTACGATGCCAAGACCTGCGAGTGGCTGGCCGAGAAGACCGGGGCCAAGATCGCGGTCATCGGCACCATGGCCAACTCCTTTCCAGGGGTCGACACCTTCGAGAAGCTCTCGGAACACAATCTCAAAGCGCTCCTGGGAACGCTGGGGGGCAAGGGCTCGTGA
- a CDS encoding phosphoribosylanthranilate isomerase, with protein sequence MRVKVCGITNREDAVWALNDGAHFIGVDFRKRSPRRVLPADAKDWVPALPTFASVVGLFDDESSKVIARLAAEMNLKGIQLNGPQTPQRLRGLRQALTIAECPPFIIKALAVPGPEAIADIPRWGDAIDYVLLYDPAETKPGKPGRSPRPFDWSLAAAAAQHGKPVFLGGGLTPETVGEIALKARPFAVDVTSGIEKSTRHKNPAKMRAFIASALLGR encoded by the coding sequence ATGAGAGTCAAGGTCTGCGGGATCACCAATCGCGAGGACGCCGTCTGGGCCCTCAACGACGGCGCGCATTTCATCGGCGTCGATTTCCGCAAGCGGAGCCCGCGGCGCGTCCTGCCCGCTGACGCCAAAGACTGGGTCCCCGCGCTGCCCACGTTCGCTTCGGTGGTGGGCCTCTTCGATGACGAGTCCTCCAAAGTCATCGCGAGGCTCGCCGCCGAGATGAACCTCAAGGGCATCCAGCTCAACGGCCCGCAGACGCCTCAGCGCCTGCGGGGCCTACGCCAGGCCCTGACCATCGCCGAGTGCCCCCCCTTCATCATCAAAGCTCTGGCCGTACCCGGCCCCGAGGCCATCGCGGACATCCCCCGGTGGGGCGACGCGATCGACTACGTGCTGCTCTACGACCCCGCGGAAACCAAGCCCGGCAAGCCCGGCCGGAGCCCGCGCCCATTCGATTGGTCGCTCGCGGCCGCCGCGGCGCAGCACGGCAAGCCCGTGTTCTTGGGCGGAGGCCTCACTCCGGAGACCGTCGGGGAAATCGCGCTGAAAGCCCGACCCTTCGCCGTCGACGTGACTTCCGGCATCGAGAAGTCCACCCGGCACAAGAACCCCGCCAAGATGCGCGCCTTCATCGCCAGCGCTCTGCTGGGGCGCTGA
- a CDS encoding SGNH/GDSL hydrolase family protein, whose amino-acid sequence MRTYFRETALIVAGTLAGLALMELGLRAFFRTRVDSLTAGNIYLDAGTCRMCRYSDRYGYELIPNAQDGVNTLGMHDRERSIVKKRGVFRLMVLGDSITEYGRWTKYLEALLNRHGSYEVMNCAVRGWGLYQYHAYALRNVATLKPDLVLLALCLNDVESADVVHTILADKGTGKVKSYFLKGSWKDGNRTLTISYNRYLFEHSYAYRLIFSRFFFARSLDQALARSHEPAVRKLREIRNKTNGHVLAVIFPYLKPLGTYSGYERREYESTKSFLAEAGIESIDLTPDFNAYQQGIVAFRDDPIDQIHFNDRANRMKAELLHQRISLYLRRSRTHLTGT is encoded by the coding sequence ATGAGGACCTATTTCCGGGAAACAGCGCTGATAGTCGCGGGCACCCTCGCGGGCCTGGCGCTCATGGAACTCGGGCTGCGCGCTTTCTTCAGGACGCGCGTGGATTCCCTGACCGCAGGCAACATCTATCTCGATGCAGGGACCTGCAGGATGTGCCGTTATTCGGACCGGTACGGCTATGAGCTCATACCGAACGCGCAGGACGGCGTCAATACGCTGGGCATGCACGACCGGGAGCGCTCCATCGTCAAGAAACGCGGCGTATTCAGGCTCATGGTGCTCGGCGATTCCATCACCGAATACGGCAGATGGACCAAGTACCTCGAGGCTCTGCTGAACCGGCACGGCAGCTATGAAGTCATGAACTGCGCTGTCAGGGGCTGGGGCCTGTACCAGTATCACGCCTACGCGTTGCGCAATGTCGCAACGCTGAAGCCCGACCTTGTGCTCTTGGCGCTCTGCCTCAACGATGTGGAAAGCGCGGATGTCGTGCACACCATCCTCGCTGACAAAGGCACCGGCAAGGTCAAGAGCTATTTCCTTAAAGGCAGCTGGAAAGACGGCAACCGGACGTTGACCATCTCCTATAATCGCTATCTGTTCGAGCATTCGTATGCGTACCGGCTGATCTTCTCCCGCTTTTTCTTCGCACGCTCGCTGGACCAAGCGCTGGCACGGTCCCATGAGCCGGCGGTACGGAAACTGCGCGAGATCAGGAATAAGACGAACGGCCATGTTCTGGCTGTCATCTTCCCGTATCTCAAGCCATTGGGCACTTACTCCGGGTATGAACGAAGGGAATATGAGTCGACCAAGTCCTTCCTTGCTGAAGCCGGCATAGAGTCCATCGACCTTACCCCCGACTTCAACGCGTACCAGCAGGGCATCGTCGCATTCAGAGACGACCCCATAGACCAGATCCATTTCAATGACCGGGCCAACAGGATGAAAGCGGAGCTTTTGCATCAACGGATCAGCCTGTATCTGCGACGCTCCCGGACACATTTGACCGGGACTTGA
- the thiS gene encoding sulfur carrier protein ThiS: protein MIAVNGNKLPWKEGMTVNDALAAMKYDFAHITVTVNGEFVEPDDFDSCALPDLADMKAIHLHHGG from the coding sequence ATGATCGCGGTCAACGGCAACAAGCTCCCCTGGAAGGAAGGGATGACCGTCAACGATGCGCTGGCCGCCATGAAATACGATTTCGCCCATATCACCGTGACGGTGAACGGGGAATTCGTGGAGCCCGACGACTTCGACTCCTGCGCTCTCCCCGACCTGGCCGACATGAAGGCCATCCACCTCCACCACGGGGGCTGA
- a CDS encoding metal ABC transporter permease, translated as MSQLVAMLKPDFLLHHALYGSVAMGFVCPLVGVYFLLRRLVFWGVALPQVSAAGIAFSFMLQGLGLSILAGSETQEKHLAIVASLLFTGLSILFLAFLERRGKGVSEGRIGSLYALAWAASILFVAWNAAGETEMLGLLKGEIVAISESDFHAMLDIFGLIAACMFLFQREFLLVSYDRDMAVTLGRNVLVWDMLLYLIVGLTVSLGVMTVGPLVIFGFLVVPPMAALPWARGMTSFSVLASLCGGASALAGFDVSYSYDLPLGPVVVCVACAFLALSWLAQAALGLRGRRGLVGRSGA; from the coding sequence ATGAGCCAGCTCGTGGCCATGCTCAAGCCGGACTTCCTCCTCCACCACGCCCTCTATGGCAGCGTGGCGATGGGCTTCGTCTGCCCCTTGGTGGGAGTCTACTTCCTGCTGCGGCGTCTGGTCTTCTGGGGCGTGGCTTTGCCCCAGGTCTCGGCCGCCGGCATCGCCTTCTCCTTCATGCTGCAGGGTCTGGGCCTATCCATCCTCGCCGGCTCCGAGACCCAGGAGAAGCACCTCGCCATCGTCGCGTCGCTGCTCTTCACGGGCTTGAGCATCCTGTTCCTGGCCTTCCTGGAGCGGCGCGGCAAGGGCGTCTCCGAAGGCCGCATCGGCTCTCTCTACGCCCTGGCCTGGGCCGCCTCCATCCTGTTCGTGGCCTGGAACGCGGCCGGCGAGACGGAGATGCTGGGCCTGCTCAAGGGCGAGATCGTGGCCATCTCGGAGAGCGACTTCCACGCCATGCTCGACATCTTCGGTCTGATCGCGGCCTGCATGTTCCTCTTCCAGAGGGAATTCCTGCTCGTCTCATACGACCGGGACATGGCGGTGACCTTGGGCCGCAACGTGCTGGTCTGGGACATGCTCCTATATCTGATCGTGGGCCTGACCGTATCGCTGGGAGTGATGACCGTGGGACCGCTGGTCATCTTCGGCTTCTTGGTGGTCCCGCCCATGGCGGCCCTGCCCTGGGCTCGGGGCATGACGTCCTTCTCGGTCCTGGCCTCTCTGTGCGGCGGCGCCAGCGCGCTCGCCGGCTTCGACGTCTCCTACTCCTACGACTTGCCCTTGGGCCCGGTGGTGGTCTGCGTCGCCTGCGCCTTCCTGGCCCTGTCCTGGCTCGCCCAAGCGGCGCTCGGGCTCAGAGGCCGCCGGGGCTTGGTCGGGCGCTCCGGCGCCTAG
- the thiF gene encoding sulfur carrier protein ThiS adenylyltransferase ThiF: protein MPIFARNVKGMTEILRRCTVGVAGCGGLGSNAALALTRAGVGRLILADFDEVEASNLNRQQFVQKDIGVEKVKALAGHLRAINPDIELSEHCCRISPESVAALFGEADLLIEAFDKAEAKKWLIESWCRAFPGKPIVCGNGVAGYGGTAALKVEQVGDRIWFCGDGESDMSLGLCSARVAIVANMQANLAIELLMKARSGA from the coding sequence ATGCCCATCTTCGCCCGCAACGTCAAAGGGATGACCGAGATCCTGCGGCGCTGCACCGTGGGCGTGGCCGGGTGCGGCGGCCTGGGCTCCAACGCCGCTCTGGCCCTGACCCGGGCCGGGGTCGGCCGGCTCATCCTGGCGGATTTCGACGAGGTGGAGGCCTCCAACCTCAACCGCCAGCAGTTCGTCCAGAAGGATATCGGCGTCGAGAAGGTCAAGGCGCTGGCCGGGCACCTGCGCGCCATCAACCCGGACATCGAGCTTTCGGAGCACTGCTGCAGGATATCGCCGGAGAGCGTGGCCGCGCTCTTCGGCGAGGCTGACCTGCTCATCGAGGCTTTCGACAAGGCCGAGGCGAAGAAGTGGCTCATCGAGTCCTGGTGCCGGGCCTTCCCCGGCAAGCCCATCGTGTGCGGTAACGGGGTGGCGGGCTACGGCGGCACCGCGGCGCTGAAGGTGGAGCAGGTCGGCGACCGCATCTGGTTCTGCGGGGACGGCGAGAGCGACATGTCTTTAGGCCTGTGCTCGGCGCGTGTGGCGATCGTCGCCAACATGCAGGCCAACCTGGCCATCGAGCTGCTCATGAAAGCGCGGAGCGGCGCATGA
- a CDS encoding metal ABC transporter ATP-binding protein: MKEPLIRFKHASLGYGRVPVLTGVDLEIPAQACVGILGHNGSGKTTLLKTILGLIPCMKGHPVSHGLGLAAPRFGYVPQKERLDPIYPLSAYDVAALGAYRRLELFAKLRGRDHRQLIQRCLADCGAAGLAGKAYSDLSGGQKQRVLIARALAAEPEVLALDEPLAGIDITTQKALLKLLQSLKEQRGLTILMVSHRVQAEKGLFTHIIWCDEGQAVMGTTEEMLAHGGKLSEMFRGEL, encoded by the coding sequence ATGAAGGAGCCGCTGATCCGCTTCAAGCACGCGAGCCTCGGCTACGGCAGGGTCCCGGTCCTGACCGGCGTCGATCTGGAGATCCCGGCTCAGGCCTGCGTCGGGATTCTGGGCCACAACGGCTCGGGCAAGACCACCTTGCTCAAGACCATCCTGGGCTTGATCCCCTGCATGAAAGGGCATCCCGTTTCCCATGGGCTCGGCCTGGCCGCGCCGCGCTTCGGCTACGTCCCTCAGAAGGAACGGCTGGACCCCATCTACCCCCTCTCCGCCTACGACGTGGCGGCGCTGGGAGCCTATCGCCGCTTGGAGCTCTTCGCCAAGCTGCGCGGCCGCGACCACCGGCAGCTCATCCAACGCTGCCTGGCCGACTGCGGGGCGGCGGGCCTGGCCGGCAAGGCCTACAGCGACCTCTCAGGCGGACAGAAACAGCGGGTCCTCATCGCCCGCGCCCTGGCGGCCGAGCCCGAGGTCCTGGCCCTGGATGAGCCTTTGGCCGGCATCGACATCACGACCCAGAAAGCCCTGCTCAAGCTCCTCCAGTCGCTCAAGGAGCAGCGCGGGCTGACCATCCTGATGGTCAGCCACCGCGTCCAGGCCGAGAAGGGGCTGTTCACCCACATCATCTGGTGCGATGAAGGCCAGGCCGTGATGGGCACGACGGAGGAGATGCTCGCCCACGGCGGCAAGCTCAGCGAGATGTTCCGGGGCGAGCTATGA
- a CDS encoding clostripain-related cysteine peptidase, which translates to MKSVSTILLIAQFLLCPVVNAANVLVAPVATPSASVPVAVGSAMTQLGSGSMSLGSQSLGSGRLSLSPVSGLSAPAVQAAPAQIMQTAAAIISALPAAKPQAALITAKPAAPLAAPAALPADAAQAQTSLGSLQAAAEPKPQGQTKELAASALFDGTKQKTESKEWTFMVFLNGHNNLDDFGEVNIKQMEKVGSNDRVNIVVQWASLGKPTKRMLIQRSETGEVSSPVIEELPAVDMGSADQLYEFMRWAAEKFPAAHYMVDLWDHGAGWHARNKGAFSPLDISWDDQTGNHITTEQLGVVMRKFRDLIGRPIDVLGFDACLMAMAEVMAQVADSVHYMAGSEQTEPGAGWPYEKVLKQWLAAEADDGAALRKALTEQYVAAYDRNVNFSGVDLTKLPAFIEAVKTLGQELAKLDAAKFAQARKAAQATQRYAISDYGDFMDFVAKLANAPVALVSAPVIAAVTAAHKALVVANDATADISASSGVSIWLPMSSYLWQEYGARYLGLIWHQLTQWGDFVKRLSGGREAPDAGPRA; encoded by the coding sequence ATGAAATCGGTATCCACCATTCTGCTCATCGCCCAATTCCTCCTTTGCCCCGTGGTCAACGCGGCCAACGTCCTGGTCGCGCCCGTCGCCACGCCGTCGGCTTCCGTCCCTGTGGCAGTCGGCTCCGCTATGACCCAGCTAGGCTCAGGCTCCATGAGCCTCGGCTCCCAGTCCCTTGGCTCAGGCCGTCTCAGCCTATCCCCGGTCTCAGGCCTCTCCGCCCCCGCGGTCCAGGCGGCCCCGGCGCAAATCATGCAGACGGCCGCCGCGATCATCTCCGCTCTGCCCGCGGCCAAGCCGCAAGCGGCTCTCATCACAGCCAAGCCCGCCGCCCCGTTGGCCGCCCCCGCCGCCTTGCCTGCCGATGCCGCGCAGGCCCAGACCTCCCTTGGCTCCCTGCAAGCCGCGGCCGAGCCCAAGCCGCAAGGCCAGACCAAGGAGCTCGCCGCCTCCGCCCTCTTCGACGGCACCAAACAGAAGACCGAGTCCAAGGAATGGACCTTCATGGTCTTCCTCAACGGCCACAACAACCTCGACGACTTCGGCGAGGTCAACATCAAGCAGATGGAGAAGGTCGGCTCCAACGACCGCGTCAACATCGTCGTGCAGTGGGCCTCCCTCGGCAAGCCCACCAAACGCATGCTCATCCAGCGCTCCGAGACCGGCGAGGTCAGCTCGCCCGTCATCGAGGAACTGCCGGCCGTGGACATGGGCAGCGCGGACCAGCTCTACGAGTTCATGCGCTGGGCCGCCGAGAAGTTCCCGGCCGCCCACTACATGGTCGACCTCTGGGACCACGGCGCCGGCTGGCACGCCAGGAACAAGGGCGCGTTCAGCCCTCTCGACATCAGCTGGGACGACCAGACCGGCAACCACATAACGACCGAACAGCTCGGCGTGGTCATGCGCAAGTTCAGGGACCTCATCGGCCGCCCCATCGACGTCCTCGGCTTCGACGCCTGCCTCATGGCCATGGCCGAGGTCATGGCCCAGGTCGCCGACTCCGTCCACTACATGGCGGGCTCAGAGCAGACCGAGCCCGGCGCCGGCTGGCCCTACGAGAAGGTCCTCAAGCAATGGCTGGCGGCCGAGGCCGATGACGGCGCGGCGCTCCGCAAGGCGCTCACCGAGCAGTATGTCGCGGCCTACGACCGCAACGTGAACTTCTCGGGCGTCGACCTTACGAAGCTCCCCGCCTTCATCGAGGCCGTCAAGACCCTCGGCCAGGAACTCGCCAAACTCGATGCCGCCAAATTCGCCCAAGCGCGCAAGGCGGCGCAGGCGACCCAGCGCTACGCCATTTCCGACTACGGCGACTTCATGGACTTCGTCGCGAAGCTCGCCAACGCCCCGGTGGCGCTGGTCTCAGCGCCGGTCATCGCCGCGGTCACGGCGGCCCACAAGGCCTTGGTGGTGGCCAACGACGCCACCGCCGACATCAGCGCCTCTTCAGGCGTGTCCATCTGGCTGCCCATGAGCTCGTATCTCTGGCAGGAGTACGGGGCGCGCTATCTGGGGCTCATCTGGCACCAGCTGACCCAGTGGGGCGACTTCGTCAAACGCCTCTCCGGCGGCCGCGAGGCCCCTGACGCCGGGCCGCGGGCCTAA
- a CDS encoding ankyrin repeat domain-containing protein translates to MKNVFVTLTLAALGAMPARAGVEQGDMTPLMSAVYGGHDRAALALLDSGADVNARTKQGMTALMYAGIRGRAAVSAALIKKGAEVNAQAESGLTALLCAVLFERAGLAQMEALIKAGADVNAKGPPKGTTALMSAANDDRVEVARLLMRSGADVNAQQGGGGWTALMRAAVTGSAGVARLLIEAHTDLGVKDGHGRDALALAQKHGHAKVARLIQDAGRAR, encoded by the coding sequence ATGAAGAACGTCTTTGTGACCTTGACGCTGGCGGCCCTGGGGGCCATGCCTGCCCGGGCAGGGGTGGAACAGGGCGACATGACCCCGCTGATGTCAGCGGTCTATGGAGGCCATGACAGGGCGGCCCTGGCCCTGCTCGACTCGGGCGCGGACGTCAACGCCAGGACCAAGCAGGGGATGACTGCCTTGATGTATGCCGGCATCAGGGGGCGGGCGGCGGTGTCTGCGGCGCTGATCAAGAAGGGCGCCGAGGTGAACGCGCAGGCCGAGTCGGGTCTGACCGCGCTGTTGTGCGCGGTCCTGTTCGAGCGGGCGGGGCTGGCTCAGATGGAAGCGCTCATCAAGGCCGGGGCCGACGTGAATGCGAAGGGGCCGCCGAAGGGCACGACGGCTTTGATGTCGGCGGCCAACGACGACCGGGTCGAGGTGGCGCGGCTGCTGATGCGCTCCGGCGCGGATGTGAACGCCCAGCAGGGTGGGGGCGGCTGGACGGCCTTGATGCGGGCGGCGGTGACGGGGTCGGCGGGAGTGGCTAGGCTGCTGATCGAGGCGCACACCGACCTTGGCGTGAAGGACGGCCACGGCAGGGACGCGCTGGCTTTGGCTCAGAAGCACGGGCATGCGAAGGTAGCCAGGCTTATCCAGGATGCGGGCCGGGCTCGCTGA
- a CDS encoding 2Fe-2S iron-sulfur cluster-binding protein: protein MGAPVKVSVKKVPILIDGKPAEAKLGSFLLPALRAAGITVPTLCDHKDLTPYGVCRLCVVEVEQKGKLKLVTSCNYPVRGELKVHTASAAVRKHRRLIAEMYLGRWPNVPIIQEAAKLCGVSSSRFASALTDENPKACILCGHCVRACQEFAQEKILHFAGRGIKRHLTMPFGAVDKTCIGCTSCAYTCPTGAIEIVDDLNRPADPKMIRDAGMKISAEMATLDKSQFRMRETGTANIVDVMDKYDLLPVHNYKFGSHPDTHKIGADILRKKYFTQGMSDGCWYGCSMACAKTIDDFELKTGPYKGQRVCVDGPEYETCGAVSNMGCFDGDFVAEFNFYCDTYGIDTISVGTTVAFVMEAFEAGQITKKHTGGLELRFGACGAVLELMHQMARGQGFGVDVGQGIRWLKNKWTKEYGADAAFLQDIGMEAKGLEFSEYMSKESLAQQGGYGLAIKGPQHDEAWLIFMDQINNAMPTFEQKAEALHYFPLWRTWFGLMGLCKLCWNDIVPADNFKEKEPAKVPDHVRDYFKFFEGMTGLRLDEQKMLDQSARVYNLQRILCRMLGVGTRKHDAIPYRAMGPVTIEEYESRAERYDKQMQELLGVDPAGKSTAEKLRITRAYRESQYEKVMDAAFAKRGWTKNGVPKISRLKELGIDLPELVAIVKADQE from the coding sequence ATGGGCGCTCCGGTGAAGGTCAGCGTCAAAAAGGTCCCCATCCTCATCGACGGCAAGCCGGCGGAGGCCAAGCTGGGCTCCTTCCTGCTCCCGGCCCTCCGGGCGGCCGGGATCACGGTCCCCACCCTCTGCGACCACAAGGACCTGACCCCCTACGGGGTCTGCCGCCTCTGCGTGGTGGAGGTGGAGCAGAAGGGCAAGCTGAAGCTCGTCACCTCCTGCAATTACCCCGTGCGCGGCGAACTGAAGGTGCACACGGCCAGCGCGGCCGTGCGCAAGCACCGCCGGCTCATCGCCGAAATGTATCTGGGCCGCTGGCCCAATGTCCCGATCATCCAGGAAGCGGCCAAGCTCTGCGGGGTCTCCTCCAGCCGGTTCGCCAGCGCGCTCACGGACGAGAACCCCAAGGCCTGCATCCTCTGCGGGCACTGCGTGCGCGCCTGCCAGGAATTCGCCCAGGAGAAGATCCTCCATTTCGCGGGCCGCGGCATCAAGCGCCACCTGACCATGCCCTTCGGCGCGGTGGACAAGACCTGCATCGGCTGCACCTCCTGCGCCTACACCTGCCCGACCGGGGCCATCGAGATCGTCGACGACCTCAACCGTCCGGCCGACCCGAAGATGATCCGCGACGCGGGGATGAAGATCAGCGCCGAGATGGCCACGCTGGACAAGTCGCAGTTCCGCATGCGCGAGACCGGCACCGCCAACATCGTGGACGTCATGGACAAGTACGACCTCCTGCCCGTGCACAACTACAAGTTCGGCTCGCACCCGGACACGCACAAGATCGGAGCGGACATCCTCCGGAAGAAGTACTTCACCCAGGGCATGTCGGACGGCTGCTGGTACGGCTGCTCCATGGCCTGCGCCAAGACCATCGACGACTTCGAACTCAAGACCGGCCCCTATAAAGGCCAGCGCGTGTGCGTGGACGGCCCGGAGTACGAGACCTGCGGCGCGGTCTCCAACATGGGCTGCTTCGACGGCGATTTCGTCGCGGAGTTCAACTTCTACTGCGACACCTACGGCATCGACACCATCTCCGTGGGCACCACGGTGGCTTTCGTCATGGAAGCCTTCGAGGCCGGCCAGATAACCAAGAAGCACACCGGCGGCCTGGAGCTGCGCTTCGGCGCCTGCGGCGCGGTGCTGGAGCTCATGCACCAGATGGCGCGCGGGCAAGGCTTCGGGGTCGACGTAGGGCAGGGCATCCGCTGGCTCAAGAACAAGTGGACAAAGGAATACGGCGCCGACGCGGCTTTCCTGCAGGACATCGGGATGGAGGCCAAGGGCCTGGAGTTCTCCGAGTACATGTCCAAGGAATCCTTGGCCCAGCAGGGCGGCTACGGCCTGGCCATCAAGGGCCCCCAGCATGACGAGGCTTGGCTCATCTTCATGGACCAGATCAACAATGCGATGCCGACTTTCGAGCAGAAGGCCGAGGCCCTGCATTACTTCCCGCTCTGGCGGACTTGGTTCGGCTTGATGGGGCTGTGCAAGTTGTGCTGGAACGACATCGTGCCGGCGGACAACTTCAAGGAGAAGGAGCCGGCCAAGGTCCCGGACCATGTGCGCGACTACTTCAAGTTCTTCGAGGGCATGACCGGGCTCCGGCTGGACGAGCAGAAGATGCTCGACCAGAGCGCCCGGGTCTACAACCTGCAGCGCATACTCTGCCGCATGCTGGGCGTAGGCACTCGGAAGCACGACGCCATCCCCTACCGCGCCATGGGGCCGGTCACGATCGAGGAGTACGAGTCGCGCGCCGAGCGCTACGACAAGCAGATGCAGGAGCTCCTCGGCGTGGACCCGGCGGGCAAGAGCACGGCCGAGAAGCTCAGGATCACGCGCGCCTACCGGGAGAGCCAGTACGAGAAGGTGATGGACGCGGCCTTCGCCAAGCGCGGCTGGACCAAGAACGGGGTCCCGAAGATCTCCCGGCTCAAAGAGCTCGGCATAGATCTGCCGGAGCTGGTCGCCATCGTCAAAGCGGACCAGGAGTAA